The Streptomyces sp. NBC_00435 nucleotide sequence AGGGCGGCACCCAGGGCGCCATCCGCTTCGAAGTGCAGGGGATCGTCGACGGCGAACCCCGCATCGTCATCGAGCACGTCACCCGCATCCACGCCTCCTGCGCCCCGGACTGGCCCACCCCGCCCGACGGCGGTGACGGCGCGCACCGGGTCGTCATCGAGGGACGTCCGCACATCGAGGTCACCATCGAGGCCACCGACGAGGGCGAGAACCGCTCAGCGGGCGGCAACGCCACCGCCGTGGGCCGCCTCGTCGGCGCCATCGACTGGCTGGTGGAGGCCGAACCGGGGCTCTACGACGCCCTGGACATCCCCCTGCGCCCCGCCGTCGGCAAACTCGGAAGGAAACAGTCATGAGGATCGACGTACCCCAAGGCCAGCACCCCATCGAGTACGTGTGGGGCGACCTGGTACCCGGCATCGGGATGGCCGCGGCCAACTTCTCGCTGTCGGTGTACGCCCACACCACCCTGGGGCTGCGGGAGTTCGAGGCGGCGCGACTGCGCGTCGCGCAGATCAACGGATGCGTCTTCTGCCTGGACTGGCGGACCGACCGGGACGGGGAGAAGGTCGAGGACGAGTTTCCCGAGGCCGTCACCGAGTGGCGCACCACGGAGGTCTTCGACGAGCGCACGCGCTTGGCGGCGGAGTACGCGGAGCGGTACTGCCTCGACCACCACGGCCTGGACGAGGAGTTCTGGGAGCGGATGACGGCGCGCTACAGCCAGGTGGAGATCGTGGAGCTGACGATGAGCATCGGGTCCTGGCTGGCCTTCGGCCGGCTCAACCACGTGCTCGGCCTCGACAGCGTGTGCGTGCTGCCGGGCCACTGAGGCGGCCGGTCGGGCGCACACGCAACCGGGGCCGTCGGCGAATCCGACGGCCCCGGTTGCGTGTGCCGCGCCGCGCGCGTGCCCACTACATGTCGGTGGCGATGATCTTCTCGATGTTGCGCTCGGCGAGCGCCGTGATGGTGACGAAGGGGTTGACGCTGGTGTTGCCGGGGATCAGCGCGCCGTCGATGACGTACAGGCCGGTGTAGCCGTGCAGACGGCCGTAGTTGTCGGTGGCCTTGTTCAGGATCGCGCCGCCCAGCGGGTGGTAGGTGAGGTGGTCGCCCCAGATCTTGTTGGTGCCGAAGAGGTCGGTCCGGTAGATCGTCCCCTCCTTCGAGTTGATCTTGTCGAAGATGGTCTTGGCCATGTCGATGGACGGCTGCTTCCACGCCGTCTGCCAGTTCAGCTTGACCGCGCCCGAGGCCGGGTCGTACGTGAACTCCGCGCGGTTCGGGTTCTTCGTGATCGACAGGTAGAACGAGGCGTACGTCTCGATGCCGGTCGGCAGCGGCGCCACCTCGGCGAACGCGCCGCCCGCGTCCCAGTTGTCGATGCCGCCGCAGGGGATGGACGCCTGGACCTTGCCGGTCGCGTCCCACATGTGGTTGGCCCGGCCGACCATGACGTTGCCGTTGTCGCCCCAGCCCTTGCCGATCTCGTTGTTCAGGTTGGGCAGTGCGCCGGTGGCCTTGAGCCGGACGAGCAGCTTGCTGGTGCCCACGCTGCCGGCCGCGAAGAACACCTTGTCCGCGACGACGGTCTTGGTGCCGATGGTGTCGCCGGTGGTGTTGATCT carries:
- a CDS encoding carboxymuconolactone decarboxylase family protein, giving the protein MRIDVPQGQHPIEYVWGDLVPGIGMAAANFSLSVYAHTTLGLREFEAARLRVAQINGCVFCLDWRTDRDGEKVEDEFPEAVTEWRTTEVFDERTRLAAEYAERYCLDHHGLDEEFWERMTARYSQVEIVELTMSIGSWLAFGRLNHVLGLDSVCVLPGH